The proteins below come from a single Fusobacterium simiae genomic window:
- a CDS encoding MetQ/NlpA family ABC transporter substrate-binding protein, whose amino-acid sequence MKFTKLFGTVGAFLLLSAGALAGTLKVGATPVPHAEILELIKPDLKKEGVDLKIVEFTDYVTPNLALSDKEIDANFFQHKPYLDKFIEERKLNLVSLGNIHVEPLGLYSKKIKSINDLKNGDTIAIPSDPSNGGRALILLHNKGVITLKDPKNLFATEFDIVKNPKKLKFRPTEVAQLPRILPDVTAAIINGNYALQANLSPAKDSLILEGKESPYANILVVRKGDEKKEDIQKLFKALRSEKVKKYINEKYSDGSVVPAF is encoded by the coding sequence ATGAAATTTACAAAATTATTTGGAACAGTAGGAGCATTTTTATTATTATCAGCAGGAGCATTAGCTGGAACTTTAAAGGTTGGAGCAACACCAGTTCCTCATGCTGAAATTTTAGAATTAATTAAACCAGACTTAAAGAAAGAAGGAGTAGACTTAAAAATAGTTGAATTTACAGATTATGTAACACCTAACTTAGCGTTATCTGATAAAGAAATTGATGCTAATTTTTTCCAACATAAACCATATCTTGATAAGTTTATTGAAGAAAGAAAGTTAAATCTTGTTTCATTAGGAAATATCCATGTTGAACCACTTGGATTATACTCAAAGAAAATTAAATCTATTAATGATTTAAAAAATGGAGATACAATAGCAATTCCTAGTGATCCTTCAAATGGAGGAAGAGCTTTAATCTTATTACACAATAAAGGAGTTATAACTTTAAAAGATCCTAAGAATTTATTTGCAACTGAATTTGATATAGTTAAAAATCCTAAAAAATTAAAATTTAGACCAACAGAAGTTGCACAATTACCAAGAATTTTACCTGATGTAACTGCTGCTATTATAAATGGAAACTATGCTTTACAAGCTAATTTATCTCCAGCTAAAGACTCATTAATATTAGAAGGTAAAGAATCTCCATATGCAAATATACTTGTTGTTCGTAAAGGTGATGAAAAGAAAGAAGATATACAAAAACTATTCAAAGCTCTTCGTAGTGAAAAAGTTAAAAAATATATAAATGAAAAATATAGTGACGGATCTGTTGTTCCAGCATTCTAA
- a CDS encoding methionine ABC transporter permease, translating into MEISSLIEPLFENFENPIISMLVVSTVETIYMVFLSTVFSLLLGFPIGVLLVITKEGGIYEMKRLNAILGIIINALRSFPFIILMILLFPLSRFVVGSTIGATAAVVPLSIGAAPFVARIVEGALLEVDHGLIEASQSMGASNSTIVFKVMLPECYPTLVHGIVVTIISLIGYSAMAGTIGAGGLGDLAIRFGYLRFKLDIMIYAIIIIIILVQVIQSVGNYIVYRRQKKLGK; encoded by the coding sequence ATGGAAATTAGTTCTTTAATTGAACCTTTATTTGAAAATTTTGAAAACCCAATTATAAGTATGCTTGTAGTTTCAACTGTTGAAACTATATATATGGTTTTTCTTTCAACAGTATTCTCACTGTTACTTGGATTTCCAATAGGAGTGTTACTTGTTATAACAAAAGAAGGTGGCATATATGAAATGAAAAGACTTAATGCTATCTTAGGAATTATAATAAATGCTTTAAGATCATTTCCTTTCATTATCTTGATGATACTTTTATTCCCACTATCAAGATTTGTGGTTGGCTCAACAATAGGAGCAACAGCAGCTGTTGTACCATTATCTATAGGAGCTGCACCTTTTGTAGCAAGGATAGTTGAAGGAGCATTACTTGAAGTTGACCATGGACTTATAGAAGCCAGTCAAAGTATGGGGGCTAGCAATTCAACAATTGTTTTTAAAGTTATGTTGCCAGAATGTTATCCAACTTTGGTTCATGGAATTGTAGTAACTATAATTAGCTTGATTGGTTATTCAGCAATGGCTGGAACAATAGGAGCTGGTGGACTTGGAGATTTGGCAATAAGATTTGGATATTTAAGATTTAAACTTGATATAATGATTTATGCAATAATTATAATAATCATTTTAGTCCAAGTTATTCAATCAGTTGGTAATTATATTGTATATAGAAGACAAAAAAAATTAGGAAAATAA
- a CDS encoding phosphoglycerate kinase: MKKIITDLDLNNKKVLMRVDFNVPMKDGKITDENRIIQALPTIKYALEHNAKLILFSHLGKVKTEEDKNSKSLKAVAEKLSELLGKNVIFIPETRGEKLENAINNLKPGEVLMFENTRFEDLDGKKESKNDPELGKYWASLGDIFVNDAFGTAHRAHASNVGIAENIGNGNSAVGFLVEKELKFIGEAVNNPKRPLIAILGGAKVSDKIGVIENLLTKADKILIGGAMMFTFLKAEGKNVGTSLVEDDKLDLAKDLLAKANGKIILPVDTVVASEFKNDTEYVTVDIDNIPNNKMGLDIGEKTVKLFDSYIKTAKTVVWNGPMGVFEMPNFAKGTIGVCESIANLTDAVTIIGGGDSAAAAISLGYANKFTHISTGGGASLEFLEGKVLPGVKAISNK, encoded by the coding sequence ATGAAAAAGATTATAACTGATTTAGATTTAAATAATAAAAAAGTTCTTATGAGAGTAGATTTTAATGTCCCTATGAAAGATGGAAAAATTACAGATGAAAATAGAATTATACAAGCATTACCTACTATAAAATATGCTTTAGAACATAATGCTAAACTTATTTTATTTTCACATTTAGGAAAAGTAAAAACAGAAGAAGATAAAAATTCAAAAAGTTTGAAAGCTGTTGCTGAAAAATTATCTGAACTTTTAGGAAAGAATGTAATTTTTATTCCTGAAACAAGAGGAGAAAAATTAGAAAATGCTATCAATAATTTAAAACCTGGTGAAGTATTAATGTTTGAAAATACAAGATTTGAAGATTTAGATGGTAAAAAAGAATCTAAAAATGATCCTGAATTAGGTAAATATTGGGCATCACTAGGAGATATTTTTGTAAATGATGCTTTTGGAACTGCACACAGAGCCCATGCTTCTAATGTAGGAATTGCTGAAAACATTGGAAATGGAAATTCTGCTGTTGGTTTTTTAGTTGAAAAAGAATTGAAATTTATAGGAGAAGCTGTAAATAATCCAAAAAGACCTTTAATTGCTATTTTAGGAGGAGCAAAAGTTTCTGATAAAATAGGTGTTATTGAAAATCTATTGACTAAGGCAGATAAAATTTTAATTGGTGGAGCTATGATGTTTACTTTCTTAAAGGCAGAAGGAAAAAATGTTGGAACTTCATTGGTCGAAGATGATAAATTAGATTTAGCAAAAGATTTATTAGCAAAAGCAAATGGAAAAATAATTTTACCAGTTGACACTGTTGTTGCAAGTGAATTTAAAAATGATACTGAATATGTAACTGTTGATATAGATAATATTCCAAATAATAAAATGGGACTTGACATTGGTGAAAAAACTGTTAAACTATTTGATAGTTATATAAAAACTGCTAAGACTGTTGTATGGAATGGACCTATGGGAGTATTTGAAATGCCCAACTTTGCCAAAGGAACAATAGGAGTATGTGAATCAATAGCAAATCTTACTGATGCTGTAACTATAATAGGTGGTGGGGATTCTGCTGCTGCTGCAATCAGTTTAGGTTATGCAAATAAATTTACTCATATTTCTACTGGTGGAGGAGCATCTTTAGAATTTTTAGAAGGAAAGGTTTTACCAGGAGTTAAAGCTATATCAAATAAATAA
- a CDS encoding DsrE family protein, giving the protein MLHKENCFIAEIESIFDRKVLEEANNIIFICSSLSIGNDRQLGKVLLETYIYTLSELEFLPKSIILFNEAVLLTLPISDCCLYLKRLQDRGVEILVCDTSANYYDIVKKMQVGKLIGMKTIIEKQLGATKLINIS; this is encoded by the coding sequence ATGTTACATAAGGAAAATTGTTTTATTGCAGAAATAGAAAGTATATTTGATAGAAAGGTTTTAGAAGAAGCTAATAATATTATCTTTATTTGCTCTTCACTTTCAATTGGAAATGACAGACAACTTGGAAAAGTTTTATTAGAAACATATATTTATACGCTTTCAGAACTAGAATTTTTACCAAAAAGTATTATTCTATTTAATGAAGCAGTTCTTTTGACTTTGCCTATTTCAGATTGTTGTCTTTATTTAAAAAGATTGCAGGACAGAGGAGTGGAGATTTTAGTTTGTGATACCTCTGCTAATTACTATGATATAGTGAAAAAAATGCAAGTTGGAAAATTAATTGGAATGAAAACTATAATTGAAAAGCAATTAGGAGCTACAAAATTAATTAATATAAGTTAG
- a CDS encoding FMN-binding protein gives MTLKNLRLREWLVIIFIGLGLLAFAFEDVFKPKIYQAEGTGVGYIDDITLKVSAYKKGEKIRVTEIEVEHADTDEIGGVAIQKLVDDVKARQKFGEIDAIAGATFTSEGFKEALNIAIDDIRNQQ, from the coding sequence ATGACATTAAAAAACTTAAGATTAAGGGAATGGCTAGTTATTATTTTTATAGGTTTAGGTTTACTTGCTTTTGCATTTGAAGATGTTTTCAAGCCAAAAATCTATCAAGCAGAAGGAACTGGAGTAGGTTATATTGATGACATAACTTTAAAAGTTAGTGCCTATAAGAAGGGTGAAAAAATCAGAGTAACTGAAATTGAAGTTGAACATGCTGATACAGATGAAATTGGTGGAGTTGCTATACAAAAATTAGTTGATGATGTTAAAGCAAGACAAAAATTTGGAGAAATTGATGCAATTGCAGGAGCCACATTTACATCAGAAGGTTTTAAAGAGGCTTTAAATATAGCTATTGATGATATAAGAAATCAACAATAA
- a CDS encoding sigma-54 interaction domain-containing protein: protein MKGVIKNIDEVFKLIVESSYDGIYVTDGNADTIFLNQSYENITGINKKNLIGKNMKTLVKNGVFNESASLAAIKERKKVTINQKLKSGKNIFVTSTPVFDENNDIIYVVTNVRDMKELEKLEKELSEAKELTEKYKKEIEKIKRDIYNENFITSNVKMEKILQLIKNSAKFDTTILLQGETGTGKTFLAKMIHELSNRNKNEFFEINCSSLPEGLVESELFGYEKGAFTGALSSGKKGVFELANNSTLFLDEISELSLETQAKLLKVLETGKFFRIGGEKFITTNVRIVSASNANIEELVKQGKFRKDLFYRINVINITIPPIRERKEDIFPLMAKFLKFYNQKYDLNKKISEEVFELLQDYKWPGNIREIRNLIEHAVVVSKDEEITVESIPSYITNELIKKIELNKMELLCTCCFQIYTKMGLKDATEQFQKDVIKYLMEKGYSKSKVAKMLNVNPSTVTRKFQK, encoded by the coding sequence ATGAAAGGAGTAATAAAAAATATTGATGAAGTTTTTAAATTAATTGTTGAATCATCATATGATGGAATTTATGTGACAGATGGAAATGCAGATACTATTTTTCTTAATCAATCCTATGAAAATATAACAGGAATAAATAAGAAGAATTTAATAGGAAAAAATATGAAAACATTAGTAAAAAACGGTGTTTTTAATGAATCAGCATCACTGGCAGCAATAAAAGAAAGAAAAAAAGTAACTATTAATCAAAAATTAAAATCAGGAAAAAATATTTTTGTAACAAGTACTCCAGTTTTTGATGAAAATAATGACATTATCTATGTTGTAACTAATGTAAGAGATATGAAAGAATTAGAAAAATTAGAGAAAGAATTATCTGAAGCAAAAGAATTAACTGAAAAATATAAAAAAGAAATAGAGAAAATAAAAAGGGATATATACAATGAAAATTTTATTACAAGTAATGTCAAAATGGAAAAGATATTGCAATTGATAAAAAACTCAGCAAAATTTGACACTACTATTTTACTTCAAGGCGAAACAGGAACAGGGAAAACTTTTTTAGCAAAGATGATACATGAATTAAGCAATAGAAACAAGAATGAATTTTTTGAAATAAATTGTAGTTCTTTACCAGAAGGGCTGGTAGAATCTGAATTATTTGGTTATGAAAAAGGAGCATTTACTGGGGCATTATCTTCTGGGAAAAAAGGAGTTTTTGAATTAGCAAATAATTCTACACTATTTTTAGATGAAATTTCTGAACTCTCATTAGAAACACAGGCTAAATTATTGAAAGTTTTAGAAACTGGAAAGTTTTTCAGAATAGGAGGAGAAAAATTTATAACAACAAATGTCAGAATTGTATCTGCTTCAAATGCTAATATTGAGGAATTAGTAAAGCAAGGAAAATTTAGAAAGGATCTTTTTTATCGAATAAATGTAATTAATATAACTATTCCACCTATTAGAGAAAGAAAAGAAGATATTTTTCCTTTAATGGCAAAATTTTTAAAATTTTATAATCAAAAATATGATTTGAATAAGAAAATATCAGAAGAAGTCTTTGAACTTTTACAAGATTATAAATGGCCTGGAAATATTAGAGAAATAAGAAATCTAATAGAACATGCAGTAGTTGTAAGTAAAGATGAAGAAATAACTGTTGAAAGTATACCAAGTTATATTACTAATGAATTAATTAAAAAGATTGAATTAAATAAGATGGAGTTATTATGTACTTGTTGTTTTCAAATTTATACAAAAATGGGTTTAAAAGATGCAACTGAACAATTTCAAAAAGATGTAATTAAATATTTAATGGAAAAAGGCTATTCTAAAAGCAAGGTTGCAAAGATGTTAAATGTTAATCCAAGTACAGTTACAAGGAAATTTCAAAAATAA
- a CDS encoding NAD(P)H-dependent flavin oxidoreductase, which produces MKELKGIKIGKYYIEKPIIQGGMGVGVSWDKLAGTVSKNGGLGTISGICTGYYQNLKYAKKVINGRPIGADSLNSKEAMIELFKNARKICGDKPLACNILHALTDYSKIVEYALEAGANIIVTGAGLPLELPKLVENYPDVAIVPIVSSGRALKIICKKWKAAGRLPDAVIVEGPKSGGHQGVKADDLFLPEHQLESIVPEVKEERDKWGDFPIIAAGGIWDNDDIQKFMALGADAVQLGTRFIGTYECDASEEFKNILINAKKEDIVIVKSPVGYPGRAVKTNLIKNLTPDNPEIKCYSNCIVPCNFGEEARKVGFCIANCLSDSYNGKVDTGLFFSGENGYRIEKLVSVEDLINELMTPSKNNILIKVNTKNIVENTVNF; this is translated from the coding sequence ATGAAAGAATTAAAAGGAATAAAAATAGGAAAATATTATATAGAAAAACCGATAATACAAGGTGGAATGGGTGTAGGTGTTAGCTGGGATAAATTAGCTGGAACTGTTTCTAAAAATGGTGGATTAGGGACAATAAGTGGAATTTGTACAGGTTATTATCAAAATTTGAAATATGCTAAAAAAGTTATAAATGGTAGACCAATAGGAGCAGATAGCTTAAATTCAAAAGAAGCTATGATAGAACTTTTTAAAAATGCAAGAAAGATCTGTGGTGATAAACCTTTGGCTTGTAACATTTTACATGCACTTACTGATTATTCAAAAATTGTAGAATATGCCTTAGAAGCAGGAGCAAATATAATCGTTACAGGAGCAGGGCTTCCTTTAGAGTTACCTAAACTTGTAGAAAACTATCCAGATGTTGCAATAGTTCCAATAGTTTCATCTGGAAGAGCCTTAAAAATAATTTGTAAAAAATGGAAAGCCGCTGGGAGATTGCCAGATGCAGTTATAGTTGAAGGTCCTAAAAGTGGGGGACATCAAGGTGTAAAGGCTGATGATTTATTCTTACCTGAACATCAATTAGAAAGTATAGTTCCTGAAGTAAAAGAAGAAAGAGATAAATGGGGAGATTTTCCAATAATTGCAGCAGGTGGAATCTGGGATAATGATGACATTCAAAAATTTATGGCACTTGGAGCAGATGCTGTACAATTAGGGACAAGATTTATAGGTACTTATGAATGTGATGCAAGTGAAGAATTTAAAAATATTTTAATCAATGCTAAAAAAGAAGATATCGTTATAGTAAAATCCCCTGTTGGTTATCCAGGGCGTGCTGTTAAAACTAATCTTATAAAGAATTTAACACCTGATAATCCTGAAATAAAATGTTATAGTAATTGTATAGTTCCTTGTAATTTTGGAGAAGAAGCAAGAAAAGTAGGATTTTGTATAGCAAATTGTTTAAGTGATTCATATAATGGAAAAGTTGATACTGGTTTATTTTTCTCAGGAGAAAATGGTTATAGAATAGAAAAATTAGTCAGCGTAGAGGACTTAATCAATGAGCTTATGACCCCATCCAAAAATAATATTTTAATAAAAGTGAATACAAAAAATATTGTTGAAAATACTGTAAATTTTTAA
- the gap gene encoding type I glyceraldehyde-3-phosphate dehydrogenase — protein MAVKVAINGFGRIGRLALRVMSKNKDFDVVAINDLTDAKTLAHLFKYDSAQGRFDGTIEVTDDGFIVNGDSIKVFAKANPEELPWGDLGVDVVLECTGFFTSKEKAEAHIKAGAKKVVISAPATGDLKTVVYNVNDNVLDGTETVISGASCTTNCLAPMAKVLNDKFGIVEGLMTTIHAYTNDQNTLDAPHKKGDLRRARAAAENIVPNTTGAAKAIGLVIPELKGKLDGAAQRVPVITGSITELVTVLGKEVTVDEVNAAMKAASNESFGYTEEPLVSSDIIGISFGSLFDATQTKVLNVDGKQLVKTVAWYDNEMSYTSQLIRTLKKFVEISK, from the coding sequence ATGGCAGTAAAAGTTGCAATTAATGGATTTGGGAGAATAGGAAGATTAGCATTAAGAGTTATGAGTAAAAATAAGGATTTTGATGTTGTTGCTATCAATGACTTAACAGATGCAAAAACATTAGCACATCTTTTTAAATATGATTCAGCACAAGGAAGATTTGATGGAACTATTGAAGTTACAGATGATGGTTTTATAGTAAATGGAGATAGTATAAAAGTATTTGCTAAGGCTAATCCAGAAGAATTACCTTGGGGAGATTTGGGAGTAGATGTTGTTCTTGAATGTACAGGTTTCTTTACAAGTAAAGAAAAAGCGGAAGCTCATATTAAAGCAGGAGCTAAAAAAGTAGTAATTTCTGCACCAGCCACTGGAGATTTAAAAACAGTTGTTTACAATGTAAATGATAATGTATTGGATGGAACTGAAACTGTAATATCAGGAGCTTCTTGTACAACTAACTGTCTTGCTCCAATGGCAAAAGTTTTAAATGATAAGTTTGGAATAGTTGAAGGATTAATGACAACTATCCATGCTTATACAAATGACCAAAATACACTAGATGCTCCACATAAAAAAGGAGACTTAAGAAGAGCAAGAGCTGCTGCTGAAAATATTGTTCCTAACACAACAGGAGCTGCAAAAGCTATTGGACTTGTTATTCCTGAATTGAAAGGTAAATTAGATGGAGCTGCTCAAAGAGTACCTGTTATAACTGGTTCAATTACTGAACTTGTTACAGTTTTAGGAAAAGAAGTTACTGTTGATGAAGTAAATGCTGCTATGAAAGCTGCAAGTAATGAGTCATTTGGATATACAGAAGAACCATTAGTATCAAGTGATATTATTGGAATTAGTTTTGGTTCATTATTTGATGCAACTCAAACAAAAGTCTTAAATGTTGATGGAAAACAATTAGTAAAAACAGTTGCCTGGTATGACAATGAAATGTCTTACACTTCTCAACTTATTAGAACATTAAAGAAATTTGTTGAAATTTCAAAATAA
- a CDS encoding FMN-binding protein — protein sequence MKNLKSLMVISFAILSLGSFADEKVYEAKAESKGFNEDGVPIVLTVKAIKKDGKVVITDIIAQHQETKEIGAVAITKLIEEVKEKQNYNKMDNIAGATATSAGFRRAIRNAVKDIEKQN from the coding sequence ATGAAAAATTTAAAAAGTTTAATGGTGATTTCTTTTGCTATATTAAGTTTAGGAAGTTTTGCAGATGAAAAAGTATATGAAGCAAAAGCAGAATCAAAAGGTTTCAATGAAGACGGAGTACCCATAGTTTTAACTGTAAAAGCTATTAAAAAAGATGGTAAAGTTGTGATTACAGATATTATTGCTCAACATCAAGAAACTAAAGAAATTGGTGCAGTTGCTATAACTAAACTAATAGAAGAAGTAAAAGAAAAACAAAATTATAATAAAATGGATAATATTGCTGGTGCAACTGCTACTTCTGCAGGTTTTAGAAGAGCAATTAGAAATGCTGTTAAAGATATAGAAAAACAAAACTAA
- the hutG gene encoding formimidoylglutamase, producing MDWNGRIDGYDDDILRIHQVIQVKTLDELMTDEYTGKKVCFVSYNSNEGIRRNNGRLGAADGWKHLKIALSNFPIFDTNIKFYDLKDPIDVVNGKLEEAQQELAKVVAKLKSKDYFVVCMGGGHDIAYGTYNGILSYAKTQTKDPKIGIISFDAHFDMREYNKGANSGTMFYQIADDCKRNNIKFDYNVIGIQRFSNTKRLFDRAKSFGVTYYLAEDIQKLSDLNINPILDRNDYIHLSICTDVFHITCAPGVSAPQTFGIWPSQAIRLLDIIAKTKKNLTLEVAEISPRYDYDDRTSRLVANLIYQVILKHFDCEIN from the coding sequence ATGGATTGGAATGGACGTATAGATGGTTATGATGATGACATATTAAGAATACATCAAGTTATTCAAGTTAAAACTTTAGATGAATTAATGACAGATGAATATACTGGAAAAAAAGTATGTTTTGTAAGTTATAATTCAAACGAAGGAATAAGAAGAAATAATGGAAGATTAGGAGCTGCTGATGGTTGGAAACATTTAAAAATAGCTTTATCTAATTTCCCAATATTTGATACAAATATAAAATTTTATGATTTAAAAGATCCTATTGATGTAGTAAATGGAAAATTAGAAGAAGCTCAACAAGAATTAGCGAAAGTGGTTGCTAAATTAAAATCAAAAGATTATTTTGTTGTATGTATGGGTGGTGGTCATGATATAGCTTATGGTACATATAATGGAATTTTATCTTATGCAAAAACTCAGACAAAAGATCCTAAAATTGGAATAATAAGTTTTGATGCTCACTTTGATATGAGAGAATATAACAAAGGTGCAAATTCAGGAACAATGTTTTATCAGATAGCAGATGACTGCAAAAGAAATAATATAAAATTTGACTATAATGTTATAGGAATACAAAGATTTTCAAATACAAAAAGATTGTTTGACAGGGCTAAAAGTTTTGGTGTAACTTATTACTTAGCTGAGGATATCCAAAAATTAAGTGATTTGAATATAAATCCAATATTAGACAGGAATGATTATATACACTTGAGTATTTGCACAGATGTATTTCATATAACTTGTGCACCAGGGGTAAGTGCTCCACAAACATTTGGAATTTGGCCAAGTCAAGCTATAAGACTTTTAGATATAATTGCTAAGACTAAAAAAAATTTGACATTAGAAGTTGCTGAAATTAGTCCAAGATACGACTATGATGATAGAACTTCAAGGCTTGTTGCAAACTTAATTTATCAAGTTATATTAAAGCATTTTGATTGTGAAATAAATTAA
- a CDS encoding GNAT family N-acetyltransferase has protein sequence MEKIILVRPDLSYADEILKYKKEFLEEEPIINGSAGLDRFSTIEEWLKELEKRSSKDTVPEGLVPSSTYLGVREKDNYIVGMIDIRHYLNDFLLQTGGHIGCGVRKSERKKGYAKQMIKLALEKCKELKIEKVLITCNKNNIASEKSILSCGGKLEDIRNFDGKNYKRFWINL, from the coding sequence ATGGAAAAAATCATTTTAGTAAGACCTGATTTATCTTATGCCGATGAAATTCTGAAATATAAAAAAGAATTTTTAGAAGAAGAACCCATTATCAATGGTTCAGCTGGATTAGATAGATTTTCAACTATTGAAGAATGGTTAAAAGAATTAGAAAAAAGAAGTAGCAAAGATACAGTTCCAGAAGGTCTTGTCCCTTCGTCTACATATTTAGGTGTAAGAGAAAAAGATAACTATATTGTTGGAATGATAGACATTAGACATTACTTAAATGATTTTTTATTGCAAACAGGAGGACATATTGGTTGTGGTGTTAGAAAATCTGAAAGAAAAAAGGGTTATGCAAAGCAAATGATTAAACTTGCCTTAGAAAAATGCAAGGAGTTAAAAATAGAAAAAGTTTTAATAACTTGTAATAAGAATAATATTGCTAGTGAAAAAAGTATTCTATCTTGTGGAGGAAAATTAGAAGATATTAGAAATTTTGATGGGAAAAACTATAAAAGATTTTGGATAAATTTGTAA
- a CDS encoding methionine ABC transporter ATP-binding protein, with protein MITLENVNKIYSNGLHAVKDVSLKVNEGDIFGIIGLSGAGKSSLIRLINRLEEPTSGKIFINGEDILSLNKTELLERRKKIGMIFQHFNLLSSRTVEENVAFALEIANWNKKDIGKRVSELLEIVGLSDKAKYYPSQLSGGQKQRVSIARALANNPDILLSDEATSALDPKTTKSILELIKAIQQKFSLTVLMITHQMEVVKEICNKVAIMSDGKIVEQGGVHHIFADPKTEITKEFISYVHQQTDTTLNYLHHKGKKIIKAKFLGTSSQEPIISKVIKKYGIDINILGGTIDKLSTVNIGHLYLELDGDLDIQTKAIELMRNMDVVVEVVYNGN; from the coding sequence ATGATTACACTTGAAAATGTAAATAAAATTTATTCTAATGGCTTGCATGCTGTGAAGGATGTTAGTTTAAAAGTTAATGAAGGTGATATTTTTGGAATCATAGGATTAAGTGGTGCTGGAAAATCCTCTCTCATAAGGCTTATTAACAGACTCGAGGAGCCTACAAGTGGAAAAATTTTTATTAATGGAGAAGATATATTAAGTCTTAACAAAACTGAACTTTTAGAAAGAAGAAAGAAGATAGGAATGATATTTCAACATTTTAATTTACTTTCATCAAGAACAGTTGAAGAAAATGTTGCTTTTGCATTAGAAATTGCAAATTGGAATAAAAAGGATATTGGAAAAAGAGTTTCTGAACTTTTAGAGATAGTTGGGCTATCTGATAAAGCTAAATATTATCCTAGTCAATTAAGTGGTGGACAAAAACAAAGAGTTTCAATAGCAAGAGCTTTGGCAAATAATCCTGATATACTATTATCAGATGAAGCTACTTCAGCACTTGATCCCAAAACAACTAAATCAATTTTGGAACTTATTAAAGCAATACAACAAAAGTTTTCATTAACAGTTCTTATGATAACTCACCAAATGGAAGTTGTAAAAGAGATCTGTAATAAAGTTGCAATAATGTCTGATGGAAAAATAGTTGAGCAGGGAGGAGTACATCATATATTTGCTGATCCTAAAACTGAAATTACTAAAGAATTTATTTCCTATGTTCATCAGCAAACTGATACAACATTAAATTATTTACATCATAAAGGAAAAAAAATAATTAAGGCTAAATTCTTAGGAACATCTTCTCAAGAACCCATTATTTCAAAAGTTATAAAAAAATATGGTATTGATATAAATATTTTAGGAGGAACTATTGATAAACTTTCGACAGTTAATATAGGGCATTTATATCTTGAACTTGATGGAGATTTAGATATACAGACAAAAGCAATAGAATTAATGAGAAATATGGATGTTGTAGTTGAGGTGGTATATAATGGAAATTAG